One window of Jannaschia sp. CCS1 genomic DNA carries:
- a CDS encoding LysR family transcriptional regulator produces MALDWHDLKVFLAMERGKSARAAAASLGSSHSTVLRRLQALEAALGARVFDRTPDGLAITGAGERLLTKAQQIEADVLEVERDVAQSDIVLKGPVRLTAPPAVLKYLLLPALSQFRADYPDITLDVIATDGFSDLGRRDADIAIRFAANPDEYLVGRTLPPFHDAIYVAADHSGGPDTGHQDGWIAWTAEQRFQDRIARTPFAASPIGWRLPGLELQAEAARQGLGMALLPCIMGDTDPALKRLAPAFTQPTLPAWLLRHPDLRRLERVRVFAQFLSDKISEQRDFVAGVLGEG; encoded by the coding sequence ATGGCTTTGGACTGGCACGACCTGAAAGTGTTTCTCGCAATGGAACGCGGCAAATCAGCCCGCGCGGCCGCCGCGAGCCTGGGGTCGAGCCATTCGACGGTCCTGCGCAGGTTACAGGCGTTGGAGGCGGCGCTGGGGGCACGCGTTTTTGACCGCACACCCGATGGCTTGGCGATAACCGGTGCGGGTGAAAGGCTCCTGACCAAGGCACAGCAGATCGAAGCGGACGTGCTTGAGGTGGAGCGGGATGTGGCGCAGTCCGACATCGTCCTGAAAGGTCCGGTCCGATTGACGGCCCCTCCGGCGGTCCTGAAGTACCTTTTGTTGCCCGCCCTGTCGCAATTCCGCGCTGACTACCCGGATATTACATTAGACGTCATTGCAACCGACGGGTTCTCGGATCTGGGCAGACGCGACGCCGACATTGCGATCCGGTTTGCAGCGAACCCGGACGAGTATCTGGTGGGCAGAACGCTCCCTCCCTTTCATGATGCCATATACGTGGCCGCCGATCACTCCGGCGGCCCGGATACCGGGCATCAGGACGGCTGGATCGCGTGGACCGCCGAACAACGTTTTCAGGATCGCATCGCGCGCACGCCGTTTGCCGCGTCGCCAATCGGTTGGCGGTTGCCCGGGCTGGAGTTGCAAGCGGAGGCGGCGAGACAAGGGCTCGGCATGGCGCTTCTACCGTGCATCATGGGTGATACGGATCCGGCGCTTAAACGCCTTGCCCCCGCATTCACACAGCCCACCCTTCCCGCATGGCTGCTGCGCCACCCGGATCTCCGGCGCCTGGAGCGCGTGCGGGTCTTTGCGCAGTTTCTGTCTGACAAGATATCCGAGCAGCGCGATTTCGTGGCGGGTGTCTTGGGTGAAGGCTAA
- a CDS encoding CaiB/BaiF CoA transferase family protein: MAAPLKGIRVIDWTHVLAGPACAYYLGQLGAEVIKVERPGRGDAMRHRGGSDARGASDGMSTAFLTQAAGKLSVAIDLKTPDGREVFDRLLRSADVLVENHRPSTLEKLTLTEAETRAINPRLIHCAMTGYGRDNAMSDAPAYDVNIQAISGLMALTGTRETGPIRTGAPIIDYATGLTGALAVVSALMARTHSGEGSFVDVSMLETAFALMSSTITDYRLTGTEPQPRGNAANSRSPSSGTFACAVGHLSLGVNEEAQFQALAVAIGKTSWLSDPRFLTPDARDRNRAALTEDLSAVLLTKPADEWEKLLLAAGVPCARLRRLSEALELPPSFDRSYENRGAAGYPGLPFKLDHDRSDINPRQLGADTKSVLKDLDFDEVEIDAMRAKGVI; encoded by the coding sequence CGCGGGGACGCCATGCGCCATCGGGGCGGCAGTGATGCCCGGGGCGCGTCAGACGGGATGAGCACGGCCTTCCTGACCCAGGCGGCGGGCAAGCTCTCGGTCGCAATTGATCTGAAAACGCCCGATGGCCGTGAGGTCTTTGACCGCCTGCTTAGGTCAGCGGACGTTCTGGTGGAAAATCATCGCCCGTCCACGCTTGAAAAACTGACCCTTACCGAGGCCGAGACACGCGCCATCAATCCTCGGCTCATCCATTGTGCCATGACGGGCTATGGACGTGACAATGCGATGTCAGACGCCCCGGCTTATGACGTCAACATCCAGGCGATCAGCGGATTGATGGCGTTGACGGGCACCCGTGAGACAGGACCCATCCGCACGGGCGCGCCAATCATCGACTATGCAACGGGTCTGACCGGTGCCTTAGCGGTTGTCTCCGCGCTGATGGCCCGCACCCACAGCGGCGAGGGGAGTTTCGTGGACGTATCCATGTTGGAGACGGCGTTTGCTCTGATGAGTTCCACGATCACCGATTACCGCCTGACTGGAACGGAGCCGCAACCGCGTGGCAATGCCGCCAACAGCCGCTCCCCCTCCTCGGGCACATTTGCCTGCGCCGTCGGGCACCTCAGTCTGGGCGTGAATGAGGAGGCGCAGTTCCAAGCCCTTGCCGTCGCCATCGGAAAGACATCTTGGCTGAGCGATCCGCGTTTTCTGACACCAGACGCCAGAGACAGAAACCGCGCGGCCCTGACGGAGGATCTGAGCGCGGTTCTGCTGACAAAGCCGGCAGACGAATGGGAAAAGTTGCTGCTTGCGGCCGGCGTGCCCTGCGCGCGTTTGCGACGGCTTTCCGAAGCCCTTGAATTGCCACCAAGTTTCGACCGAAGTTATGAAAACCGAGGGGCAGCGGGGTATCCGGGATTGCCGTTCAAACTTGATCACGACAGGTCCGATATCAACCCCCGCCAGCTCGGCGCTGACACGAAGTCCGTCTTGAAGGATCTGGACTTCGATGAGGTTGAGATTGACGCCATGCGCGCCAAGGGTGTCATCTGA
- a CDS encoding DUF1330 domain-containing protein, translated as MLRQLLSATAAFGLLTTFAMAQDRDQPIYLVASLDVTDLTAYFDRYGAPVFPMLAAAGAEVLVGTPSVDVLEGDYGATWTAIVRFPSMAALDAWYASPEYQAIAPERRALTEQATSLLFAAPAFVTPDQ; from the coding sequence ATGCTCCGTCAACTTCTGTCCGCAACTGCGGCGTTCGGTCTTCTCACAACCTTTGCTATGGCCCAGGATCGGGACCAGCCCATCTATCTGGTTGCCTCCCTCGATGTCACCGATCTGACGGCCTATTTTGATCGCTACGGCGCACCGGTCTTTCCCATGCTGGCCGCCGCCGGGGCTGAGGTTCTGGTCGGCACGCCGTCCGTCGACGTCCTGGAAGGGGACTACGGCGCGACATGGACCGCCATCGTCAGGTTTCCGTCCATGGCAGCGCTGGATGCCTGGTACGCAAGCCCCGAATATCAGGCAATCGCGCCGGAGCGGCGGGCATTGACCGAGCAGGCCACATCGCTGCTGTTTGCGGCACCTGCGTTTGTCACGCCCGACCAGTAA
- a CDS encoding YgaP family membrane protein: MSLLHRFTTRNVGTADRLLRVLPAAVVALLWLTNTLSGTALVVASAASLMLLITAITSRCSIYAMFGISTCSVNKS; the protein is encoded by the coding sequence ATGTCGCTTCTTCACCGTTTCACCACGCGCAATGTCGGGACCGCAGATCGACTGCTTCGGGTCTTGCCCGCAGCCGTTGTTGCCCTGCTTTGGCTCACCAACACCCTCTCGGGCACGGCACTGGTCGTGGCATCAGCGGCGTCACTGATGCTGCTGATCACCGCAATAACCTCGCGCTGCTCCATCTACGCGATGTTTGGAATCAGCACCTGCTCTGTCAACAAATCATAA
- the rpsA gene encoding 30S ribosomal protein S1, with protein MANNMMEEFEALLNESFEIDTPDEGSVVKGKVIAIEAGQAIIDVGYKMEGRVELKEFANPGEAPSIEVGDEVEVYLRNVENARGEAVLSHEMARREAAWDRLEKAYAAEERVEGAIFGRVKGGFTVDLGGAVAFLPGSQVDVRPVRDAGPLMGLKQPFQILKMDRRRGNIVVSRRAILEESRAEQRAEVIGKLNEGDVVDGVVKNITEYGAFVDLGGVDGLLHVTDMAWRRVNDPKEILTIGETVKVQVIKVNKETHRISLGMKQLQDDPWDAVAAKYALDTVHTGRVTNITDYGAFVELEAGVEGLVHVSEMSWTKKNVHPGKIVSTSQEVEVMVLEIDTVKRRVSLGLKQTMRNPWEVFAESHPEGTQVEGEVKNITEFGLFVGLEGEIDGMVHLSDLTWEGRGEDMIGEFRKGDIVKAVVTEVDTDKERISLSIKAVDGDPFGETIEGVKRGSIITVEVTAIEDGGIEVDYEGMKSFIRRSDLSRDRSEQRPERFQVGDKLDVRVTNIDAKSRRLGLSIKAREIAEEKEAVEQFGSSDSGASLGDILGAALKQDD; from the coding sequence ATGGCAAATAACATGATGGAGGAATTCGAAGCCCTCCTGAACGAAAGCTTCGAAATTGACACGCCCGACGAGGGGTCTGTTGTCAAAGGCAAGGTCATCGCGATTGAAGCAGGCCAGGCCATCATCGACGTCGGCTACAAGATGGAAGGCCGTGTCGAGCTTAAAGAATTCGCGAATCCCGGTGAAGCGCCCTCGATCGAGGTCGGTGACGAAGTCGAAGTTTACCTTCGCAACGTCGAGAACGCCCGTGGCGAGGCCGTGCTGTCGCACGAGATGGCCCGCCGTGAGGCCGCCTGGGATCGTCTGGAAAAGGCATATGCCGCGGAAGAGCGTGTCGAAGGCGCGATCTTTGGCCGCGTGAAGGGTGGTTTCACCGTGGATCTGGGGGGCGCGGTTGCGTTCCTGCCCGGTTCTCAGGTTGACGTCCGTCCCGTGCGCGATGCGGGCCCGCTGATGGGCCTCAAGCAGCCGTTCCAGATCCTGAAGATGGACCGTCGCCGTGGCAACATCGTTGTCTCGCGCCGTGCGATCCTGGAAGAATCCCGCGCCGAGCAGCGCGCCGAGGTCATCGGCAAGCTGAACGAAGGCGACGTGGTCGACGGCGTGGTCAAGAACATCACCGAATACGGCGCATTCGTCGATCTGGGCGGTGTGGACGGCCTGCTGCACGTCACCGACATGGCCTGGCGCCGCGTCAACGACCCCAAAGAGATCCTCACCATTGGCGAGACCGTCAAAGTGCAGGTGATCAAGGTCAACAAAGAGACGCACCGCATCAGCCTTGGCATGAAGCAGTTGCAGGACGACCCATGGGATGCTGTCGCGGCCAAATACGCGCTGGACACCGTTCACACGGGCCGCGTGACGAACATCACCGATTATGGTGCGTTTGTTGAGCTGGAAGCCGGTGTTGAAGGCCTGGTCCACGTATCCGAGATGTCCTGGACGAAGAAGAACGTCCATCCGGGCAAGATCGTCTCCACCTCCCAGGAAGTGGAAGTGATGGTGCTGGAGATCGACACCGTGAAGCGTCGCGTGTCCCTTGGCCTCAAGCAGACCATGCGCAACCCATGGGAAGTGTTCGCCGAGAGCCACCCCGAGGGCACGCAGGTTGAAGGTGAAGTCAAGAACATCACCGAGTTCGGTCTGTTCGTGGGTCTTGAAGGCGAGATCGACGGCATGGTCCACCTGTCCGACCTGACATGGGAAGGCCGTGGCGAAGACATGATCGGTGAGTTCCGCAAGGGCGACATCGTGAAGGCCGTCGTCACCGAGGTCGACACCGACAAGGAGCGTATCAGCTTGTCCATCAAGGCGGTCGACGGCGATCCCTTCGGCGAGACCATCGAGGGCGTGAAGCGCGGCTCCATCATCACCGTTGAAGTGACGGCGATTGAAGATGGCGGCATTGAGGTGGACTACGAGGGCATGAAGTCCTTCATCCGCCGCTCTGATCTGTCCCGTGATCGCTCCGAGCAGCGCCCTGAGCGCTTCCAGGTCGGCGACAAGCTGGACGTCCGGGTCACCAACATCGACGCGAAGTCGCGCCGTCTGGGTCTGTCGATCAAGGCGCGTGAGATCGCGGAAGAGAAAGAGGCCGTGGAACAGTTCGGCTCCTCCGACTCCGGTGCGTCGTTGGGCGATATCCTTGGCGCGGCGCTGAAGCAGGACGACTAA